The following are encoded in a window of Castanea sativa cultivar Marrone di Chiusa Pesio chromosome 5, ASM4071231v1 genomic DNA:
- the LOC142635777 gene encoding uncharacterized protein LOC142635777, which yields MLSVLTPPETNIVDQPKKRSRRTSIYVTFSEVDLEGMSQSHDVALVVTSQIGRFLVKRVMINQGNGAEIIYPDLYKGLRLKPKDLSRYNTPLVGIDGRIMTLEGQIKPLVVTKGKEMEVNFIVVNAFSPYTTILGNPWIHVMGAVPSTLHQKFKFPSENGVSIV from the coding sequence ATGTTGAGTGTACTGACTCCACCTGAAACAAATATTGTGGACCAACCTAAGAAGAGATCCAGGAGGACCTCAATCTATGTCACTTTTAGTGAAGTAGACTTGGAAGGAATGTCCCAGTCACATGATGTCGCTTTAGTGGTGACTTCTCAGATTGGTAGATTCCTGGTAAAGAGGGTTATGATAAATCAAGGGAATGGAGCTGAGATTATATACCCTGATCTCTATAAAGGATTGAGGCTGAAGCCTAAGGATTTGAGTAGATATAACACCCCGCTTGTAGGGATTGATGGGAGAATTATGACTCTTGAGGGACAGATAAAGCCCCTGGTAGTAACTAAgggaaaagaaatggaagttaaTTTTATCGTGGTCAATGCCTTCTCACCATACACGACGATTTTGGGGAATCCTTGGATCCATGTCATGGGGGCAGTACCATCAACACTACATCAAAAGTTTAAATTCCCTTCAGAAAATGGGGTCTCAATAGTCTAG
- the LOC142635779 gene encoding protein FAR1-RELATED SEQUENCE 9-like, whose amino-acid sequence MEREELYDVLNNSRPSEQELPLEDFGDCELKSKPYVGMQFDSLDDVETFYKEFAKKEGFGIHIRTSKKAARSDNVTSRIYVCCSEGRRKTKNALDSGLSRDDENKARRSCSSLRTGCEAMLRVMKDNKLQKWVVKGFDNNHNHGIISPKSVSYLRCHKKMSTAVKSLVEKFGEEGLPTGKVALMFNVGDQTFTSRDCWNHLRDVRGKNLDVGDASAVLDYCQKQQAQNSNFFYAIQCDGVGHMVNLFWVDARSRMAYQYFGDVVTFDTTCKTNKCDMPFAPFTGLNHHCQSILFGCALLQDETEQTFVWLFETWLQAMWGKEPKSIITDQDLAMGVAIAKVFPRTRHRLCLWHIKKKFPEKLSHIYHKKSIFKRDLKRCIRESPSVENFEEAWKSLILTYGLERNDWLEGLYNIRESWVPVYNRNTFFAGMNTTQRSESINAFFDSFVNSRTTLKDFVVKFAKAVDSRYKKERKEDFDSRHKTPSLVIGSKIEHQAASIYTRTIFSKFQKELVSSNHFTKEKVEKNGTFYRYKVTSSFDPDDAFIVKLNLESKVCECDCQLFEFMGIVCRHMLLIFQVKNIFQIPSHYILQRWTKEANKELKSVEYRSSFEDEHHMSKALRSIHVCQRVSQLSYLAEKSEDIYKMIISKLDHTLKKAFGMENELLEDKEDDEMDMHHKSGESADIVEVEDYSIIVPLNIKDPLVSQTKGRKKSIEKQGPGGRIKSGLEISLARAMTKRRSCQLCGGYAHNCRTCKQYNGEGSDYQDEENITEVDDNDIDDLA is encoded by the coding sequence ATGGAACGTGAAGAGTTATATGATGTCCTAAACAATTCGAGACCATCAGAGCAAGAGTTACCACTTGAAGATTTTGGTGATTGTGAGTTGAAATCCAAGCCATATGTCGGAATGCAATTTGACTCCCTTGATGATGTTGAAActttttacaaagaatttgCCAAAAAAGAAGGTTTTGGAATCCATATCCGTACGAGTAAAAAAGCAGCCAGAAGTGATAATGTAACAAGTCGTATTTATGTATGTTGTAGTGAAGGGCGGcgcaaaacaaaaaatgcattAGACAGTGGTTTGAGCAGAGATGATGAAAACAAGGCCCGTAGAAGTTGCTCAAGTCTTAGAACCGGATGTGAAGCAATGCTTAGAGTCATGAAGGataataagttgcagaaatggGTTGTGAAGGGATTTGACAACAACCACAATCATGGTATTATTAGTCCAAAAAGTGTGTCATACCTCCGATGCCACAAAAAAATGTCTACTGCTGTTAAGAGTCTAGTTGAAAAATTTGGTGAAGAAGGTCTTCCAACAGGCAAAGTTGCCTTGATGTTCAATGTAGGTGACCAGACATTTACAAGTAGAGATTGTTGGAATCACTTGAGAGATGTTAGGGGAAAAAATCTAGATGTTGGAGATGCCTCAGCTGTCCTTGATTATTGCCAAAAACAACAAGCTCAAAACTCCAATTTCTTTTATGCAATTCAATGTGATGGTGTTGGCCATATGGTTAATTTATTTTGGGTGGATGCACGATCAAGAATGGCTTATCAATACTTTGGGGATGTAGTGACATTTGACACAACTTGCAAAACAAACAAGTGTGATATGCCATTTGCTCCTTTTACGGGGCTAAACCATCATTGTCAATCAATTTTATTTGGTTGTGCATTGTTGCAAGATGAGACAGAACAAACTTTTGTGTGGCTGTTTGAAACTTGGCTTCAAGCAATGTGGGGGAAGGAACCAAAATCTATTATTACGGATCAAGATTTAGCCATGGGTGTAGCTATTGCAAAGGTATTCCCAAGAACTCGTCATCGTCTTTGTCTTTGGCATATTAAGAAGAAATTTCCAGAGAAACTTTCTCATATATATCATAAGAAGTCAATATTCAAACGGGATTTGAAGAGATGCATACGTGAGTCACCTAGTGTGGAAAATTTTGAGGAGGCTTGGAAGAGCCTAATATTGACTTATGGCTTGGAGAGAAATGATTGGCTTGAAGGATTATATAACATTCGAGAGTCATGGGTACCGGTTTACAATAGAAATACTTTCTTTGCAGGAATGAACACTACCCAGAGAAGTGAAAGTATCAATGCGTTCTTTGACTCCTTTGTTAACTCAAGAACTACATTAAAGGATTTTGTGGTCAAATTTGCAAAGGCAGTGGACAGTCgttataagaaagaaaggaaggaagACTTTGACTCAAGACATAAAACACCTTCTTTGGTAATTGGCTCAAAAATAGAGCATCAAGCTGCTTCTATATACACGAGAACCATATTTAGCAAGTTCCAAAAAGAATTGGTGAGTAGTAATCACTTTACAAAGGAAAAGGTTGAGAAAAATGGAACTTTTTATAGGTACAAAGTAACAAGTTCCTTTGATCCAGATGATGCATTTATTGTGAAGCTGAACTTGGAATCAAAAGTTTGTGAATGTGATTGTCAACTTTTTGAGTTTATGGGAATTGTTTGTAGGCACATGTTACTAATCTTCCaggttaaaaatatttttcagattcCTAGCCACTACATCCTACAACGTTGGACAAAAGAAGCAAATAAAGAACTCAAAAGTGTAGAATATAGATCAAGCTTTGAGGATGAGCATCATATGTCAAAAGCCTTACGAAGCATCCATGTTTGTCAACGTGTAAGTCAATTGTCTTACCTTGCTGAAAAATCTgaagatatatataaaatgataatCTCAAAATTAGACCACACCCTTAAGAAAGCTTTTGGAATGGAAAATGAACTGTTGGAAGATAAGGAAGATGATGAAATGGATATGCATCACAAGAGTGGTGAATCAGCTGACATTGTTGAAGTAGAAGACTACTCTATCATTGTTCCTTTAAATATAAAAGATCCACTTGTATCACAAACCAAAGGTCGAAAGAAAAGTATCGAGAAACAGGGTCCTGGTGGGAGAATTAAAAGTGGGCTTGAAATATCCTTAGCTCGTGCTATGACAAAAAGACGATCTTGTCAACTTTGTGGGGGTTATGCTCATAATTGTCGTACTTGTAAACAATATAATGGCGAAGGAAGTGATTACCAAGATGAAGAAAACATTACAGAGGTTGATGATAATGATATTGATGATTTAGCATAA